A single Tachypleus tridentatus isolate NWPU-2018 chromosome 9, ASM421037v1, whole genome shotgun sequence DNA region contains:
- the LOC143225652 gene encoding uncharacterized protein LOC143225652 has protein sequence MDRGKICHTTDFLKIPTKEDDGLQLSIGKNWTPTEHTRLCSKHFVSGTKSDDPLSLDYVPSIFHFTCSPLKRRKAAELCKYENRKEVTKRRKEQQKRHEAAAGLLGLAFIESAGTAATDSSCTDIADKLEATCDNFDLCTSQYTTET, from the exons ATGGACAGGGGGAAAATTTGTCATACTACAGATTTCCTAAAGATCCCGACCAAAGAAGATGATGGATTGCAGCTGTCAATAGGAAAAAACTGGACACCCACAGAGCACACCAgactttgtagtaaacattttgtgtcag GGACGAAGAGTGATGATCCCCTATCACTTGACTATGtaccttccatatttcattttacatgttctcccctgaagagaaggaaagctgctgaattgtgtaaatatgaaaacaggaaagaagtgaccaaaaggagaaaagaacaacaaaagagacaTGAAGCTGCTGCTGGGCTGCTTGGCCTTGCTTTCATAGAATCTGCTGGCACTGCTGCCACTGATAGCAGCTGTACTGATATTGCTGATAAACTTGAAGCTACATGTGataattttgacttgtgtacatcacaatatacaactgagacataa